A stretch of Brassica rapa cultivar Chiifu-401-42 chromosome A08, CAAS_Brap_v3.01, whole genome shotgun sequence DNA encodes these proteins:
- the LOC103835146 gene encoding BAHD acyltransferase At3g29680: MVNKETHTNPNLIGYIHVNINTTCMMALNVIKISPVRPATPSLSPLILPLTFFDLLWLHLVPTNRVIFYKLTESSSSRDSFYSAILPKLERSLSLVLAHFLPLSGHLNWDPQAPKPHILISPHDAVSLTVAETDADFSQNSTKGIRPQKELRALVPDLPVSSYSSPVMTLQITLFPSQGFCMGLSLHHAVADGKTVVKFLTSWAHICKHGAVPQDFDLPMVLDRTVVNVPAELEAKILQDKVRSVSLHPAAEEVEDLVKLTLELSHEDVEKLRERARRESTRSDLPHLSTFVVTYAYVLACVVKARGGEEEEEDRVVPFMYVADFRQRLDPPVPANYFGNCVLPINFYGYKATTFLGRDGFVNGVEILSDSIRGLSSRGAEESLWKLYEEGLKWAGPGTPKVIVAGSNRFGIYGSDFGWGRPVNTENISLTRNILFTMSERRDEIGGVEIGMCLKTCETDVFVSLFRNGL; encoded by the coding sequence ATGGTGAACAAAGAGACACACACAAACCCCAATCTCATAGGATATATACATGTAAATATTAATACTACCTGCATGATGGCGTTAAACGTGATAAAAATCTCCCCGGTTCGTCCTGCAACCCCCTCCCTCTCCCCGCTCATCCTCCCACTAACATTCTTCGATCTACTCTGGCTGCATCTCGTTCCTACAAACCGAGTCATCTTTTACAAACTCACCGAGTCATCATCATCTCGCGACTCCTTCTACTCCGCGATCCTCCCCAAGCTCGAGCGATCCCTTTCCCTCGTCCTCGCACACTTCCTCCCTCTCTCCGGTCATCTCAACTGGGACCCACAAGCTCCTAAACCCCACATCCTCATCTCGCCGCATGACGCCGTCTCCCTCACAGTGGCCGAGACCGACGCTGACTTCTCTCAGAACTCCACCAAAGGGATCCGTCCCCAGAAGGAGCTACGCGCTCTTGTCCCCGACCTACCCGTTTCTTCTTACTCATCCCCTGTCATGACGCTGCAAATCACACTGTTCCCGAGCCAAGGCTTCTGCATGGGACTCTCGCTGCACCACGCTGTCGCTGACGGCAAAACCGTCGTTAAGTTTCTAACATCGTGGGCTCACATATGTAAACACGGAGCAGTACCTCAAGATTTTGATCTACCCATGGTTTTAGATCGTACGGTCGTCAACGTTCCAGCTGAACTCGAAGCTAAGATCTTGCAAGACAAAGTAAGGTCCGTAAGTCTTCACCCCGCCGCCGAAGAGGTTGAAGATCTCGTCAAGCTCACGCTCGAGCTGAGTCATGAAGACGTGGAGAAGCTTAGAGAACGGGCGCGAAGGGAGTCGACTCGGTCCGATCTCCCACACCTGTCGACATTTGTAGTCACTTACGCATATGTATTGGCCTGTGTGGTGAAGGCACGTGGaggtgaggaggaggaggaagatcgAGTGGTGCCGTTCATGTACGTTGCTGATTTCAGACAACGGTTAGACCCGCCTGTTCCCGCGAACTACTTTGGGAACTGTGTGTTGCCTATCAATTTCTATGGATACAAAGCGACGACGTTTTTGGGGAGAGATGGGTTTGTCAATGGGGTCGAGATTCTTAGCGATTCCATAAGAGGTTTGAGTTCGCGAGGTGCTGAGGAGTCATTATGGAAGTTGTATGAGGAAGGATTAAAATGGGCTGGACCAGGTACACCGAAGGTAATCGTCGCTGGGTCTAACAGGTTTGGGATATACGGGTCAGATTTTGGGTGGGGAAGACCCGTTAATACTGAGAATATAAGCCTCACTAGAAACATTCTCTTCACTATGTCGGAGAGGAGGGATGAGATTGGTGGTGTGGAGATTGGCATGTGTTTGAAGACATGTGAGACggatgtttttgtttctttgttccGAAATGGATTGTAA